A genomic segment from Pseudoduganella chitinolytica encodes:
- a CDS encoding DUF6328 family protein, with amino-acid sequence MHADPHSAREGDDRPDMPEDGDFSDMLSEMRILLPGAQMLSAFLIVLPFNGGFRQIVQSEKYVFLATFFFALSSLILLSAPAVQHRIMRPLKDRERFKCFATRQIVAGAVSLGIALVLGTNLVISEVFGHRIGLIAAGTMGTIVVATWWLLPFWIRRRVGI; translated from the coding sequence ATGCACGCCGATCCCCATTCAGCCCGGGAGGGAGACGACCGCCCCGACATGCCGGAAGACGGCGATTTTTCCGACATGCTCAGCGAAATGCGCATCCTGCTGCCGGGGGCGCAGATGCTGTCGGCCTTCCTGATTGTGCTGCCGTTCAACGGTGGCTTCCGCCAGATCGTACAGTCCGAGAAATACGTGTTCCTGGCGACGTTCTTCTTCGCGCTGTCCAGTCTCATCCTGCTGAGCGCGCCGGCCGTACAGCACCGCATCATGCGGCCGCTGAAGGACCGCGAGCGCTTCAAGTGCTTCGCCACGCGCCAGATCGTCGCCGGCGCGGTTTCCCTCGGCATCGCACTGGTGCTGGGGACAAACCTGGTGATCTCGGAGGTGTTCGGGCACCGCATCGGGCTGATCGCGGCGGGCACGATGGGAACCATCGTCGTGGCGACGTGGTGGCTGCTGCCGTTCTGGATACGGCGCAGAGTGGGCATCTGA
- a CDS encoding sirohydrochlorin chelatase: protein MTTQALILFAHGARAASWAAPFERLRDLVAARTPGVDVSLAFLELMEPRLPERAAALVAQGVTQLTIVPVFLGQGGHVLRDLPLMVDELRAAHPGLTVHVAEAAGENDAVLRAIADYCVGAL from the coding sequence ATGACCACACAAGCACTGATCCTGTTCGCCCACGGCGCCCGCGCCGCCAGCTGGGCCGCGCCATTCGAACGGCTGCGCGACCTGGTGGCCGCGCGCACGCCCGGCGTGGACGTGTCGCTGGCGTTCCTGGAGCTGATGGAGCCACGCCTGCCGGAGCGCGCTGCCGCGCTGGTGGCGCAAGGCGTCACGCAGCTGACGATCGTCCCCGTGTTCCTGGGGCAGGGCGGCCACGTGCTGCGTGACCTGCCGCTGATGGTCGACGAGCTGCGCGCAGCCCATCCCGGATTGACGGTGCACGTCGCCGAAGCGGCCGGCGAGAACGACGCCGTGCTGCGCGCGATCGCCGACTACTGCGTCGGCGCGCTGTGA
- a CDS encoding YsnF/AvaK domain-containing protein, with product MNQDLNPPIDRNGASAAPSAIPIAADTRPAGTVTVPVSQEEVAITTRVIDTGRGVRVSKTVTEEPEEIREILWQDSMDVRRVPVDQVVAEAPPSRYEGDTLVVPVLEEILVVEKRYRIKEELHITRVRKQHEHRETVPLRVEDVRVEAFDDGQPGSHPSHPPK from the coding sequence ATGAACCAGGACCTGAACCCGCCCATCGACCGCAACGGCGCCAGCGCGGCGCCCAGCGCTATCCCCATCGCTGCCGACACCCGGCCTGCCGGTACCGTGACGGTGCCCGTCAGCCAGGAGGAGGTGGCGATCACGACCCGTGTCATCGACACGGGCCGCGGCGTGCGCGTCAGCAAGACCGTCACGGAGGAGCCAGAGGAAATCCGCGAAATCCTGTGGCAGGACAGCATGGACGTGCGCCGGGTCCCGGTCGACCAGGTGGTGGCGGAAGCCCCACCGTCGCGTTACGAGGGCGACACCCTCGTGGTTCCGGTCCTCGAAGAGATTCTGGTGGTGGAAAAGCGCTACCGGATCAAGGAGGAACTTCACATCACCAGGGTACGCAAGCAGCACGAGCACCGGGAAACCGTTCCGTTGCGGGTCGAAGACGTGCGCGTCGAAGCGTTCGACGACGGCCAGCCGGGCAGTCATCCCTCTCATCCACCGAAATAA
- a CDS encoding carbon-nitrogen hydrolase family protein: MTPVCVAAVQAVVARGDIAANVARHGLLARRAAGEGARLALFPELSLTGYEPALAAQLALRPDDVRLAPLRDAAASAGIVIVAGAPLANPDGKPHIAALTFHPDGRIDTYTKQYLHPGEETAFAAGSGGAAFDVAGSRIVLAVCVDITHAEHAAAAARDGAQLYAASVLVSVNGYAADAALLQGYAAAHRMPVLMANHGGATGGWEIAGRSALWNERGELVAAVPGDGECVLVAWHGGDGWCGRIVQ; this comes from the coding sequence GTGACGCCGGTGTGCGTCGCTGCCGTCCAGGCGGTCGTCGCCCGTGGCGACATCGCGGCCAACGTGGCGCGCCATGGGTTGCTGGCGCGGCGGGCGGCTGGCGAGGGCGCCCGGCTGGCGCTGTTTCCCGAGCTGTCCCTGACCGGCTACGAACCCGCGCTGGCGGCGCAGCTGGCGCTGCGGCCCGATGACGTGCGCCTCGCTCCGCTGCGCGACGCGGCGGCAAGCGCGGGCATTGTCATCGTCGCCGGCGCGCCGCTGGCCAACCCGGACGGTAAGCCCCATATCGCCGCGCTGACGTTCCATCCGGACGGCAGGATCGACACCTACACCAAGCAGTACCTGCATCCCGGCGAGGAAACGGCATTTGCGGCCGGCAGCGGCGGTGCCGCGTTCGACGTTGCCGGCTCCCGCATCGTGCTGGCCGTATGTGTCGATATCACCCATGCGGAACATGCCGCGGCGGCGGCCCGGGATGGCGCGCAGCTGTATGCGGCCAGCGTGCTGGTGTCCGTCAACGGCTATGCGGCCGATGCGGCGCTGCTGCAAGGGTATGCCGCCGCGCACCGCATGCCGGTGCTGATGGCCAACCATGGCGGCGCGACGGGCGGCTGGGAAATCGCCGGGCGCAGCGCGTTGTGGAATGAGCGGGGGGAGCTGGTGGCCGCGGTGCCCGGGGACGGGGAGTGCGTGCTGGTGGCCTGGCATGGCGGTGACGGGTGGTGCGGGCGGATCGTGCAGTGA
- the cobA gene encoding uroporphyrinogen-III C-methyltransferase produces the protein MAAVGKVYLVGAGPGAQDLITLRGARLLGEADVVLYDALVTEEMLDLCRQAVLIPVGKRAGQRSADQNAINAQLISCASQYGRVVRLKGGDPMLFGRADEELTALEALGIEVEVVPGITTAVAAAAATKQPLTKRGVARSVAFFTSSTAPGHPDEPAIPSTDTLVQYMGGREAIATAQRLLDQGRRPETPVVVIDNVSRPDQHISRITLATLAHGLDARSGPVLVMLGEAMAARPNQPL, from the coding sequence ATGGCTGCAGTCGGAAAAGTCTATCTGGTGGGCGCCGGTCCGGGCGCCCAGGACCTGATCACCTTGCGCGGTGCCCGCCTCCTGGGCGAGGCGGACGTGGTGCTCTACGATGCCCTGGTGACGGAAGAAATGCTGGACCTGTGCCGCCAGGCCGTGCTGATCCCGGTCGGCAAGCGCGCCGGCCAGCGCTCGGCGGACCAGAATGCCATCAATGCCCAGCTTATCTCCTGCGCCAGCCAGTACGGCCGCGTGGTGCGCCTGAAGGGCGGCGATCCGATGCTGTTCGGCCGTGCCGACGAGGAGTTGACGGCGCTGGAGGCCCTGGGCATCGAGGTCGAAGTCGTCCCCGGCATCACGACGGCCGTCGCCGCGGCGGCGGCCACGAAACAGCCGCTGACCAAGCGCGGCGTGGCCCGCAGCGTCGCCTTCTTCACGTCCAGCACCGCCCCCGGCCACCCGGACGAACCGGCCATCCCCTCCACCGACACGCTGGTCCAGTACATGGGCGGGCGCGAAGCCATCGCCACCGCGCAGCGCCTGCTGGACCAGGGCCGCCGGCCCGAGACGCCGGTCGTCGTCATCGACAACGTCAGCCGCCCGGACCAGCACATCAGCCGCATCACGCTGGCCACGCTGGCCCACGGCCTGGACGCGCGCAGCGGTCCCGTGCTGGTGATGCTGGGCGAAGCCATGGCCGCCCGCCCCAACCAGCCGCTCTAA
- a CDS encoding YsnF/AvaK domain-containing protein: MSHTLAAVFDNRADAERARDALSAAGIGADSVRLNASTTGASTTTTTGTGTTAGTHDESIGDSIKHFFSNLFGDDDERVVYGEAVNRGNVVLTVQTDTQDEIERAADVVEGFGPIDIDEYKSQWQASGWTGAETLRSGSGAQLSASRQSETRQDGGALLQGSQQGSQQGLSNTGSLQRAEVDEQVIPVMQEELKVGKRMVQRGGVRIYQRLVETPVQESVSLREEHVNVERRPVDRPIDPSQVGAFQETSFELRENAEEAVVQKTARVVEEVVVGKEVSQRTDQISDTVRSTQVDVEQLGSTDDDDYYRSHWTSNYGNLGGTFDDYAPAYRYGASMRDSDSYRGRSWDEAETTLRSNWESHYPTSAWDKFKAAVKHGWERMTS, translated from the coding sequence ATGAGCCATACCCTAGCAGCCGTGTTCGACAACCGTGCCGACGCCGAACGTGCACGCGACGCCTTGAGCGCCGCCGGCATTGGCGCCGATTCGGTCCGCCTGAATGCATCGACGACGGGGGCGTCCACCACGACCACGACGGGAACCGGCACCACGGCCGGTACCCACGACGAGTCGATCGGCGACAGCATCAAGCATTTCTTCTCCAACCTGTTCGGCGACGACGACGAGCGCGTGGTCTATGGCGAGGCGGTCAACCGCGGCAACGTCGTGCTGACGGTGCAGACCGACACGCAGGACGAGATCGAACGCGCCGCCGACGTGGTCGAGGGCTTCGGTCCCATCGACATCGACGAGTACAAGTCGCAATGGCAGGCCAGCGGCTGGACGGGTGCCGAAACGCTGCGGTCGGGCAGCGGCGCGCAGCTGTCGGCATCGCGCCAGAGCGAGACCCGGCAGGATGGCGGCGCGTTGCTGCAGGGCTCCCAGCAGGGTTCCCAGCAGGGCCTGTCGAACACCGGTTCGCTGCAGCGCGCCGAGGTGGACGAGCAGGTCATCCCCGTCATGCAGGAAGAGCTGAAGGTGGGCAAGCGCATGGTGCAGCGGGGCGGCGTGCGCATCTACCAGCGCCTGGTCGAGACGCCGGTACAGGAAAGCGTCAGCCTGCGCGAGGAGCACGTGAACGTGGAGCGCCGGCCGGTGGACCGTCCGATCGATCCATCGCAGGTGGGCGCGTTCCAGGAGACGTCATTCGAGCTGCGCGAGAATGCCGAGGAAGCGGTGGTGCAGAAAACGGCACGCGTGGTCGAGGAGGTCGTCGTCGGCAAGGAAGTCTCGCAACGCACCGACCAGATCAGCGACACCGTGCGCAGCACGCAGGTGGACGTGGAGCAGCTGGGCAGCACGGATGACGACGACTACTACCGCAGCCACTGGACGTCCAACTACGGCAACCTGGGCGGCACGTTCGACGACTACGCGCCGGCCTACCGCTATGGCGCCTCGATGCGGGACAGCGACAGCTATCGGGGCCGCTCGTGGGACGAAGCGGAAACGACGCTGCGCAGCAACTGGGAAAGCCATTACCCGACGTCGGCCTGGGACAAGTTCAAGGCCGCCGTCAAGCATGGCTGGGAGCGCATGACGTCCTAA
- a CDS encoding sulfate adenylyltransferase subunit 1 produces MNAMNENLSQRGLLRFITAGSVDDGKSTLIGRLLFDSKGIFADQLAAVSRAKHKRTVGDTIDLSLLTDGLEAEREQGITIDVAYRYFATPKRKFIIADTPGHEQYTRNMVTGASTADAVIILIDVSKVKLREDGGVDLLIQTKRHSTIAHLLQIEHVVVAVNKMDLVDYDQQVYERIVKAYREFAQTLGLKDITAIPLSALTGDNVVEPSAKMGWYQGPTLIELLESLSVYDEAHDAPLRFPVQLVARHNGHEANDFRGYMGRIESGSVSVGDTLVVQPSGQTATVKDIVTFDGSLQSASVGQSVTIVLNEYVDVSRGDVLSSSTRPASLLKQVDADVCWLSEEPLDLRRKYWIKHGTKQTAAKINRIASILDINTQQRHDADALKLNDVARIALTVQQPLAADAYADIRATGAFILIDEVTHQTVAAGMIRLADA; encoded by the coding sequence ATGAACGCCATGAACGAAAACCTGTCGCAACGGGGCCTGCTCCGTTTCATCACCGCCGGCTCCGTCGACGACGGCAAGAGCACGCTGATCGGCCGCCTGCTGTTCGACAGCAAGGGCATCTTCGCCGACCAGCTGGCCGCCGTTTCGCGCGCCAAGCACAAGCGCACGGTGGGCGACACGATCGACCTGTCGCTGCTGACGGACGGCCTGGAAGCGGAACGCGAACAGGGCATCACGATCGACGTGGCCTACCGCTACTTCGCCACGCCCAAGCGCAAGTTCATCATCGCCGACACGCCCGGCCACGAGCAGTACACGCGCAACATGGTCACCGGGGCCTCCACCGCCGATGCCGTCATCATCCTGATCGACGTGTCGAAGGTGAAGCTGCGCGAGGATGGCGGTGTCGATTTGCTGATCCAGACCAAGCGCCACTCCACCATCGCCCACCTGCTGCAGATCGAGCACGTGGTCGTCGCCGTCAACAAGATGGACCTGGTGGATTACGACCAGCAGGTGTACGAGCGCATCGTCAAGGCCTACCGCGAGTTTGCCCAGACGCTGGGCCTGAAGGACATCACGGCCATTCCGCTGTCGGCACTGACCGGCGACAACGTCGTCGAACCGAGCGCGAAGATGGGCTGGTACCAGGGCCCGACGTTGATCGAGCTGCTGGAATCGCTGTCGGTGTACGACGAGGCGCACGACGCGCCGCTGCGCTTCCCCGTGCAACTGGTGGCACGCCACAACGGCCACGAGGCCAACGACTTCCGCGGCTACATGGGGCGGATCGAGTCGGGCTCCGTTTCCGTCGGCGACACGCTGGTCGTGCAGCCATCCGGCCAGACGGCGACCGTCAAGGACATCGTCACGTTCGACGGCTCCCTGCAGTCGGCCAGCGTCGGCCAGTCGGTGACGATCGTGCTGAACGAGTACGTGGACGTGTCGCGAGGCGACGTGCTGTCGTCCAGCACCCGGCCGGCGTCGCTGCTGAAACAGGTCGATGCGGACGTCTGCTGGCTGTCCGAGGAGCCGCTGGATTTGCGTCGCAAGTACTGGATCAAGCACGGCACCAAGCAGACGGCGGCGAAGATCAACCGGATCGCGTCGATCCTTGACATCAACACCCAGCAGCGGCACGATGCGGATGCGCTGAAACTGAACGATGTGGCGCGCATTGCGCTGACCGTCCAGCAGCCGCTGGCGGCGGACGCCTATGCCGACATCCGCGCGACGGGCGCCTTTATCCTGATCGATGAGGTGACGCACCAGACGGTGGCCGCGGGGATGATCCGCCTGGCCGACGCATAA